In one Rutidosis leptorrhynchoides isolate AG116_Rl617_1_P2 chromosome 8, CSIRO_AGI_Rlap_v1, whole genome shotgun sequence genomic region, the following are encoded:
- the LOC139861783 gene encoding protein-tyrosine-phosphatase MKP1 gives MLGKEDGNDDGSDGAGGDDGNRKMYWRSASWSSSRMSLPPLIFDNEKDCLDPNGGNNRKIAAPLTPRSNSRNRSLLPPLSIARRSLDEWPKAGSDDVGEWPLPSTPSGERLKLDLSTIQKIPDKNATLCKRERIALFDKKCSKVADHIFLGGDAVAKDKNILKQHGITHILNCVGFVCPEYFKENFVYRTLWLQDSPSEDITSILYDVFDYFEDVREQNGMVYVHCCQGVSRSTSLVIAYRMWREGQSFDDAFQYVKKARGIADPNMGFACQLLQCQKRVHAFPLSPSSLLRLFRIAPHSPYDPLHLVPKMLCSPNPTALDSRGAFIIHVPSAIYLWVGQKCESIMERDARGAVCQIVRYEKVQGPIVVVKEGDEPSYFWDCFSNFVPMNDVFESSKGSPGKRMVDAYNVDFEIFQRAIVGGFVPPCASSETEQETHLPARENTWSVLKRKFAFGNMKEFVLAAKLSNLSLVSSKFSPHSISKSSEFIDVNFTSNPCSRSIFSASKQSSVSIAERRGGIPKSHNLPMVMNDDSQVFEQGNTELNDMQRVPSHEQ, from the coding sequence ATGTTAGGAAAGGAAGATGGTAATGATGATGGTAGTGATGGCGCCGGTGGCGATGATGGTAACAGGAAAATGTATTGGCGGTCGGCCTCATGGTCTTCTTCACGGATGTCTTTGCCGCCACTTATTTTTGATAATGAGAAAGATTGTTTAGATCCAAATGGAGGTAATAATAGAAAGATTGCTGCTCCGTTAACCCCTAGATCGAATAGCAGAAATCGGTCACTTTTGCCACCACTTTCGATTGCTAGACGAAGCTTAGATGAGTGGCCAAAAGCAGGTTCAGATGATGTTGGCGAATGGCCGCTTCCTAGTACACCTAGTGGTGAAAGGTTAAAACTTGATTTGTCAACAATACAAAAAATTCCAGATAAGAACGCAACTCTTTGTAAACGAGAGAGAATCGCGTTATTTGATAAGAAATGTTCAAAAGTTGCTGACCATATTTTTCTAGGTGGTGATGCAGttgcaaaagataaaaacatacttAAACAACATGGGATCACACATATTCTCAACTGTGTAGGTTTTGTTTGCCCCGAGTATTTTAAAGAAAACTTTGTTTATCGAACTTTATGGTTACAAGATAGCCCTTCAGAAGATATCACAAGCATACTATATGATGTTTTTGATTACTTTGAAGACGTTAGAGAACAAAACGGTATGGTTTATGTCCATTGTTGTCAAGGGGTGTCTCGTTCAACATCATTAGTAATTGCTTACCGTATGTGGAGAGAAGGTCAAAGTTTTGATGACGCCTTTCAATATGTCAAGAAAGCTCGTGGAATCGCGGACCCAAATATGGGTTTTGCGTGCCAGTTATTACAATGTCAAAAAAGAGTACACGCGTTTCCTTTAAGTCCAAGTTCTTTACTTAGATTATTTCGAATTGCACCTCATTCACCTTATGACCCGTTACATCTTGTTCCCAAAATGTTATGTTCACCTAATCCAACTGCTTTGGATTCTAGGGGTGCGTTTATTATACATGTACCGTCTGCTATCTATTTATGGGTAGGTCAAAAATGTGAATCTATAATGGAACGAGATGCACGTGGGGCCGTTTGTCAGATTGTGAGGTATGAAAAAGTTCAAGGGCCTATAGTTGTCGTTAAAGAAGGAGACGAACCATCTTATTTTTGGGATTGTTTTTCGAATTTTGTACCTATGAATGATGTTTTTGAGTCGTCTAAAGGTTCACCGGGTAAAAGAATGGTTGATGCATATAATGTTGACTTTGAGATATTTCAAAGAGCAATTGTGGGTGGATTTGTACCTCCATGTGCATCATCTGAAACAGAGCAGGAAACACATTTACCTGCTAGAGAAAATACATGGAGTGTGTTGAAACGAAAGTTTGCATTCGGAAATATGAAGGAATTTGTTTTGGCTGCTAAGTTATCAAATCTGTCACTTGTTTCGTCTAAATTTTCTCCTCATTCGATTTCTAAAAGTTCAGAGTTTATTGATGTTAATTTTACTTCCAACCCATGTTCTCGGTCGATCTTTTCGGCATCGAAACAGTCTTCAGTTTCTATTGCTGAACGTAGAGGCGGTATTCCTAAATCTCATAATCTGCCAATGGTGATGAACGATGATTCTCAGGTTTTTGAACAAGGAAATACCGAGTTAAACGACATGCAAAGGGTCCCAAGTCATGAGCAGTAG